The Pseudomonas sp. SCA2728.1_7 DNA segment CGAGGTTTTCGGGCGACAGCCCCTCAAGCAGTTGCCGTGCGGCCTGCGCTTCAAGCGCATACGCCTCTGTGTCCGGGGCCGCCGTCAGTGGCTCGACAGGCAAAACATCATCCTTCGCTGGCGGCGCAAAAGGCTCGGGGGCTGCCGGGGTGACGGGCGGAACGTCGAGATCGGCAAAATCCCACGACGGGTTTTGCCGGTGGCTGTGTTTGTTTGCCAGTGCAGCATCGAGTGCCAGTGCGGCAAAGGCGCTGGAAGCCGTGGCCACGGCGACATCTTCTTCGTCGGCAGGCTCAGCGTTTTCAACGCGCCACCGGGCAATCGCCAGCGCTTGTTCGTAGGCTTCACGCAGACGCTGGAAACCTTCGGCATCCTCATCGGGGCGGAAGGTTTTCAGCAGGCGCGCATAGGCGCGTTTGATGTCGCGGGTTTCAGCGTCATCGTGCAGGTGCAGCACCGACCAGCAATCCATGGCCAGGCTCCTTATTGCCACGGGGTGCGATCAAGTTCGCTCAGGCGGCGGCTCAAGTCGGTGCGCACTTCACGGATCTGGCGCTCGTCCTGAGAGTCGAGGGCTATCTGGAATTGCTTGGCCCAATCGCCCATCAGATCACGCAGATCGCCCAGGCTTTCCTGATAGAGGCGTTCCAGACGTGCAGTCAGCAGCGTATTGACCTGCTGCTCGCGCGGATGAATTTTCAGCTGTGCCAGGTTTTGCAGGCGTTGCTGGATTTCCTCGGGAGACAGCACGCCCGGGTTGTTCTCGATGACCAGCGAATGCTGTTGTCCGGTCAGGGGGATTTTCACCTGGGCTTCGAGCAGACCGTTGTTGTCGTAGGTGAAACGCACGTCGAGGGCAACTTCGCCGGCCTTGCGTTTCGGTACCTTGATGTCCAGTTCGCCGAGTGCGACGTTGTCTTTGACCAGACGGCTTTCGCCCTGAAAGATGCGCACGACTACCTGTTCCTGATTGTCGTGCAGCGTGTACACGGTTTTCACCCGACTGACCGGGACGATGCTGTTGCGCTCGATGATCGGCAGGTAGTGGCCGCTCTCATAGTTGCGACCGACCTGCGTCGAAGTCTCGATCCCCAGCGTGTAGGAGCAGACATCGGTCAGCACCACTTCTTCCAGCGCGGCGGCGCGGGCCTTGAGTGCCGCCTGAATGGCCGCGCCTTGTGCCACGACCTGATCCGGGTCGAGGGTGATCGACGGGAAGCGGCCGAACAGCCCGGCAGCGAGTTTGCGTACCAGCGGCATGCGCGTGGTGCCGCCGACCAACAGAATCTCGTCGAGGTCGCTGACACGGATGCGCGCATCGCGCAGCGCCCGTTCAATCGGCGCGCGCAGGCGCTCGAGCAGCGGCATGTACAGCGTCGCCAACTGTTGCTGGGTGATGGTTTGCGTCCACTGGCGCTCACCGAGTTGCAGGCGGAATTCGGCACTGTCGTCCTGACCCAGCGCCTTGCGCACGCGCTCGGCCTCGCGACGCAGCGGCTGGATGACGCTGCTGCGCTCCGGGAAGTCTGCGGCGGAACGGTGATGGCTGATGAAGTGCTCAAGCAGCACGGTGTCGAAGTCTTCACCGCCGAGGAAGTTGTCACCGGCGCTGGCGCGTACCTCCATCACGCCTTCGAACAGCTCCAGAATCGACACGTCGAAGGTACCGCCACCGAGGTCGAAAACCAGGAACGAAGTTTCCTTGTCCCGTTGGTGCAGTCCATAGGCGAGGGCGGCAGCGGTCGGTTCGTTGATCAGCTTCTCGACCTTCAGCCCGGCCAGTTCGCCGGCGATCCGCGTAGCCTTGCGCTGGGCATCACTGAAGTAGGCCGGAACGCTGATCACGGCTTCGGTGACGGGTTCGCCAAACGCGCGCTCGACGTCTTCCTTCAAACTCTTGAGCACCAGCGCGGACAGTTCTTCGGGGCGAAACGCCTTGTCGGCCAGGTACGTTTGCGTGGCGCTGCCCATGTGGCGCTTGAACAGCGATGCGGTCAGACGCGGATGCGTGTGCAGACGCTCACGCGCCGCCTGACCGACCAGAATCCGGCCTTGATCATCCAGGCCGACAACGCTCGGTGTCAGGAACTGGCCCAGGGCATTGG contains these protein-coding regions:
- a CDS encoding molecular chaperone HscC, giving the protein MIVGIDLGTTNSLVAVWRGDATELVPNALGQFLTPSVVGLDDQGRILVGQAARERLHTHPRLTASLFKRHMGSATQTYLADKAFRPEELSALVLKSLKEDVERAFGEPVTEAVISVPAYFSDAQRKATRIAGELAGLKVEKLINEPTAAALAYGLHQRDKETSFLVFDLGGGTFDVSILELFEGVMEVRASAGDNFLGGEDFDTVLLEHFISHHRSAADFPERSSVIQPLRREAERVRKALGQDDSAEFRLQLGERQWTQTITQQQLATLYMPLLERLRAPIERALRDARIRVSDLDEILLVGGTTRMPLVRKLAAGLFGRFPSITLDPDQVVAQGAAIQAALKARAAALEEVVLTDVCSYTLGIETSTQVGRNYESGHYLPIIERNSIVPVSRVKTVYTLHDNQEQVVVRIFQGESRLVKDNVALGELDIKVPKRKAGEVALDVRFTYDNNGLLEAQVKIPLTGQQHSLVIENNPGVLSPEEIQQRLQNLAQLKIHPREQQVNTLLTARLERLYQESLGDLRDLMGDWAKQFQIALDSQDERQIREVRTDLSRRLSELDRTPWQ